In Xyrauchen texanus isolate HMW12.3.18 chromosome 14, RBS_HiC_50CHRs, whole genome shotgun sequence, the following are encoded in one genomic region:
- the LOC127654663 gene encoding frizzled-5-like isoform X1, which translates to MLLEQLSMRKPADKHHFSMATSGMHLVGFWLHVLLLSQLSQLSDAASKDIVCEPITVPMCKGIGYNHTYMPNQFNHDTQEEVGLEVHQFWPLVRIRCSPDLLFFLCSMYTPICLQDYKKPLPPCRSVCERAKRGCSPLMIQYGFEWPERMSCEQLPMLGDNDLLCMDQNSSETTTLSPPFPKPTAKGTPRHRATAKSALPQKCDRECRCRDPLVTIRKEAHPLYNRVHTVSLPNCALPCHQPYFSQDERTFTTFWIGLWSVLCFVSTLTTVATFLIDMERFKYPERPIIFLAACYLFVSLGYIIRLLAGHERVACEGSGDQQHILYDTTGPALCTLVFLLIYFFGMASSIWWVVLSFTWFLAAGMKWGNEAIAGYSQYFHLAAWLVPSVKSIAVLALSSVDGDPVAGICYVGNQSLESLRGFVLAPLVVYLFTGSLFLLAGFVSLFRIRSVIKQGGTKTDKLEKLMIRIGLFTVLYTVPATIVVACLVYEQHYRPGWERALACSCPSERQRLGMGPDYAVFMLKYFMYLVVGITSGVWIWSGKTLESWRCFVARYVPCRTQKPPVSGSSMYSEASTALTAQAGTAPTGTYHKSAPSSHV; encoded by the exons ATGCTGCTGGAGCAATTAAG taTGAGGAAACCTGCAGATAAGCATCATTTCTCCATGGCGACCTCAGGGATGCACCTGGTTGGGTTTTGGCTACATGTTCTGCTGCTGTCTCAACTGTCTCAGCTCAGTGATGCTGCCTCTAAGGATATAGTGTGCGAGCCCATCACTGTGCCAATGTGCAAAGGCATCGGATACAATCACACCTACATGCCCAACCAGTTCAATCATGACACCCAGGAGGAAGTTGGATTGGAGGTGCACCAGTTCTGGCCACTTGTCCGGATTCGTTGCTCCCCGGACTTGCTTTTCTTCCTCTGCAGTATGTACACCCCCATCTGTCTTCAGGACTACAAAAAGCCCCTGCCACCGTGCAGATCTGTGTGTGAGAGGGCAAAGAGGGGTTGCTCCCCACTAATGATCCAGTATGGGTTCGAGTGGCCGGAGCGGATGAGTTGCGAGCAGCTGCCCATGCTGGGCGATAACGATCTGCTATGTATGGACCAGAACAGCAGTGAGACCACAACTCTGTCTCCTCCCTTCCCCAAACCCACCGCAAAAGGTACGCCGAGGCATAGAGCCACAGCAAAATCTGCACTGCCGCAGAAGTGTGATCGTGAGTGCCGTTGCCGAGACCCCCTGGTGACCATCAGAAAAGAAGCACACCCCCTATATAACCGTGTACATACTGTCTCTTTGCCCAACTGTGCCTTACCTTGCCACCAACCCTACTTTTCCCAGGATGAGCGCACCTTCACGACTTTCTGGATTGGCCTGTGGTCGGTGCTGTGCTTTGTCTCCACGCTCACCACTGTGGCCACATTTCTCATTGACATGGAGCGTTTCAAATATCCTGAGCGGCCCATTATCTTCCTGGCTGCCTGTTATCTTTTTGTGTCGCTGGGGTATATTATACGACTGCTCGCAGGCCATGAGCGGGTGGCTTGCGAGGGCTCTGGCGATCAACAGCACATCCTCTATGACACTACGGGTCCAGCCCTTTGTACATTGGTCTTCCTGCTCATATACTTCTTTGGAATGGCCAGCTCCATTTGGTGGGTGGTGCTCTCCTTCACATGGTTCCTGGCTGCTGGAATGAAATGGGGAAACGAGGCCATTGCAGGTTACTCCCAGTATTTCCACCTCGCTGCCTGGCTCGTGCCTAGTGTCAAGTCCATTGCTGTGCTCGCTTTAAGCTCGGTGGATGGCGACCCTGTGGCTGGTATCTGTTACGTTGGCAACCAGAGCCTGGAGAGCCTGCGTGGCTTTGTGTTGGCACCACTGGTTGTTTACCTCTTCACCGGCTCCCTCTTCCTGCTTGCTGGCTTCGTTTCACTCTTCCGAATCCGTAGTGTCATTAAACAGGGAGGAACGAAGACTGACAAACTGGAGAAGCTAATGATACGGATTGGGCTTTTTACTGTCCTTTACACAGTGCCCGCTACTATTGTGGTTGCATGCCTGGTGTATGAGCAACATTACAGGCCAGGTTGGGAGAGGGCACTGGCCTGTTCTTGCCCATCTGAGCGCCAGCGGCTGGGCATGGGCCCGGACTATGCCGTCTTCATGCTAAAATATTTCATGTATCTGGTGGTGGGCATTACCTCAGGTGTATGGATCTGGTCAGGGAAGACTCTGGAATCATGGAGGTGCTTTGTGGCACGTTATGTCCCCTGTAGAACCCAAAAGCCTCCCGTATCGGGCTCGTCCATGTACAGTGAGGCCAGTACTGCCCTCACAGCCCAAGCCGGAACAGCACCCACTGGGACCTACCACAAATCAGCACCCTCATCCCATGTCTGA
- the LOC127654663 gene encoding frizzled-5-like isoform X2 has protein sequence MRKPADKHHFSMATSGMHLVGFWLHVLLLSQLSQLSDAASKDIVCEPITVPMCKGIGYNHTYMPNQFNHDTQEEVGLEVHQFWPLVRIRCSPDLLFFLCSMYTPICLQDYKKPLPPCRSVCERAKRGCSPLMIQYGFEWPERMSCEQLPMLGDNDLLCMDQNSSETTTLSPPFPKPTAKGTPRHRATAKSALPQKCDRECRCRDPLVTIRKEAHPLYNRVHTVSLPNCALPCHQPYFSQDERTFTTFWIGLWSVLCFVSTLTTVATFLIDMERFKYPERPIIFLAACYLFVSLGYIIRLLAGHERVACEGSGDQQHILYDTTGPALCTLVFLLIYFFGMASSIWWVVLSFTWFLAAGMKWGNEAIAGYSQYFHLAAWLVPSVKSIAVLALSSVDGDPVAGICYVGNQSLESLRGFVLAPLVVYLFTGSLFLLAGFVSLFRIRSVIKQGGTKTDKLEKLMIRIGLFTVLYTVPATIVVACLVYEQHYRPGWERALACSCPSERQRLGMGPDYAVFMLKYFMYLVVGITSGVWIWSGKTLESWRCFVARYVPCRTQKPPVSGSSMYSEASTALTAQAGTAPTGTYHKSAPSSHV, from the coding sequence aTGAGGAAACCTGCAGATAAGCATCATTTCTCCATGGCGACCTCAGGGATGCACCTGGTTGGGTTTTGGCTACATGTTCTGCTGCTGTCTCAACTGTCTCAGCTCAGTGATGCTGCCTCTAAGGATATAGTGTGCGAGCCCATCACTGTGCCAATGTGCAAAGGCATCGGATACAATCACACCTACATGCCCAACCAGTTCAATCATGACACCCAGGAGGAAGTTGGATTGGAGGTGCACCAGTTCTGGCCACTTGTCCGGATTCGTTGCTCCCCGGACTTGCTTTTCTTCCTCTGCAGTATGTACACCCCCATCTGTCTTCAGGACTACAAAAAGCCCCTGCCACCGTGCAGATCTGTGTGTGAGAGGGCAAAGAGGGGTTGCTCCCCACTAATGATCCAGTATGGGTTCGAGTGGCCGGAGCGGATGAGTTGCGAGCAGCTGCCCATGCTGGGCGATAACGATCTGCTATGTATGGACCAGAACAGCAGTGAGACCACAACTCTGTCTCCTCCCTTCCCCAAACCCACCGCAAAAGGTACGCCGAGGCATAGAGCCACAGCAAAATCTGCACTGCCGCAGAAGTGTGATCGTGAGTGCCGTTGCCGAGACCCCCTGGTGACCATCAGAAAAGAAGCACACCCCCTATATAACCGTGTACATACTGTCTCTTTGCCCAACTGTGCCTTACCTTGCCACCAACCCTACTTTTCCCAGGATGAGCGCACCTTCACGACTTTCTGGATTGGCCTGTGGTCGGTGCTGTGCTTTGTCTCCACGCTCACCACTGTGGCCACATTTCTCATTGACATGGAGCGTTTCAAATATCCTGAGCGGCCCATTATCTTCCTGGCTGCCTGTTATCTTTTTGTGTCGCTGGGGTATATTATACGACTGCTCGCAGGCCATGAGCGGGTGGCTTGCGAGGGCTCTGGCGATCAACAGCACATCCTCTATGACACTACGGGTCCAGCCCTTTGTACATTGGTCTTCCTGCTCATATACTTCTTTGGAATGGCCAGCTCCATTTGGTGGGTGGTGCTCTCCTTCACATGGTTCCTGGCTGCTGGAATGAAATGGGGAAACGAGGCCATTGCAGGTTACTCCCAGTATTTCCACCTCGCTGCCTGGCTCGTGCCTAGTGTCAAGTCCATTGCTGTGCTCGCTTTAAGCTCGGTGGATGGCGACCCTGTGGCTGGTATCTGTTACGTTGGCAACCAGAGCCTGGAGAGCCTGCGTGGCTTTGTGTTGGCACCACTGGTTGTTTACCTCTTCACCGGCTCCCTCTTCCTGCTTGCTGGCTTCGTTTCACTCTTCCGAATCCGTAGTGTCATTAAACAGGGAGGAACGAAGACTGACAAACTGGAGAAGCTAATGATACGGATTGGGCTTTTTACTGTCCTTTACACAGTGCCCGCTACTATTGTGGTTGCATGCCTGGTGTATGAGCAACATTACAGGCCAGGTTGGGAGAGGGCACTGGCCTGTTCTTGCCCATCTGAGCGCCAGCGGCTGGGCATGGGCCCGGACTATGCCGTCTTCATGCTAAAATATTTCATGTATCTGGTGGTGGGCATTACCTCAGGTGTATGGATCTGGTCAGGGAAGACTCTGGAATCATGGAGGTGCTTTGTGGCACGTTATGTCCCCTGTAGAACCCAAAAGCCTCCCGTATCGGGCTCGTCCATGTACAGTGAGGCCAGTACTGCCCTCACAGCCCAAGCCGGAACAGCACCCACTGGGACCTACCACAAATCAGCACCCTCATCCCATGTCTGA